In the genome of Populus nigra chromosome 19, ddPopNigr1.1, whole genome shotgun sequence, the window aaatatgtataGTTTTGCTTCCCTTTGCAACtacaaaacataacaaaatcGATTTTAAGAGTTAATATCGTTAACGTCTTAGAGAATAATGTCGTCTTTAGAAGAAAATTCTTCAGAGAGTCCTACTATGGAGTTTACCGAGGAATCAACGCCGAACGTAGAGCGTTCTCTTACCACTCCAATAACACCAAACATCACTTCAAATTCCTCTGTATCACTGCCCCAAATCCTGATCAATTCAACCTCATTGCCTCCTCCACCAGCACCAGTACCAGTACCGCAGCCACCTTCTGCCACTGCTTCACCATCACGAGTACTACAGTCACCTTCTACGTTTAcattagcagcagcagcaccaccaccacccagATTCGCTAATGACCGCGATGACGATCATTATTTCAATAGTTTCCCACCTGGATATAGGTTTTGCCCGCATGATCATGAGCTGGTGTTACATTACTTGACCAAAAAGGTTAAAGGTTTGCCATTGCCTCGGAACAAAATTGTAGATGTTATTCTCTACCAATACGATCCCGAGTATCTTGCAGGTTTTTGATACAAACCCTTTTCTTGTCTTTTGGTTAAGATTTTTGATACAAACCCTTTTGCTGAGATATTGATGTTGtcatttcttttgattattcGTTTTACTTTATTTGTTAACACATAGCATTCCAGTAAACAATACTTGATCATAtaaattttgtgtttatttgtcaACAGATAGATACAAGAAATTTGGGGAAAAAGAATGGTACTTCTTCACCCCTCGGGACAGAAAGTACAAGAATGGAAGTAGACCAAATCGAGCTGCCAATGGTGGATACTGGAAAGCCACTGGAGCTGATAAGAACATCACACATGATGAAGCTGTTGTTGGATATAGAAAGGCACTCGTTTATTATACCGGGAAGGCTCCAAAGGGTGACAAAACCAACTGGATAATGCACGAGTTTAGAGTGAATGAACCAATTCCTCAAGTCAGAAATCATAGAGATGACATGAGGGTACAATATGATTATTCATCAATTTCTCTCCAATTGGTATAACAgctttgttttaattcaatTCTTAACATGAGTAGTAAccaaatttgtttgttttgttgcaGCTGGATGAATGGGTTCTGTGCAGGATTTACAAGAAACAGGAGAAGCGTAATAATGTCAGAAATGAACTAAGGAATGAAGAACGTACTAATGTCATAAATGAACAAAGGAATGAGGAACATTCTTCAGGGTCAATGGATGATATTGAGGAAGATTATCTCCATGATCATAATTCAAATGATCTGGCTGCTATGGGCGCTGACTATGCTGGGGAGATTTACGACATGGGTACTGGTTCTTTAGAGAATGCATTCCCAGTATTTAATGAGTTAAGTCAACAACCGACTGCTCTGAGAGGATACTCAGATGATATTAACTTTTTTCCAGCTCCTGCTCACCATAGCAGGACGTTGCAAGATACACAGGTCCCCAATTTGGCTGAGACATTTGGAAATCCTGCCCCAGTTTTCCCCGTTGACAACTGGCCATACAGGCAAAGGGGATACCAAGACGAGTTTCTGAATCATACGAACTGGTCTCAGGTTAACATTCCCGGCCAATCTCTTGACCGGTATTCTGTCAAGCCAACTTATCTTCCAGGAAATCCTGCTCCTCTTGTCAACCTTCGTCCCACAAATACTGCTCGTCCTCCTCACGGCCTTCCTTACATGAATACCGCTCCTCCAGCTGGCAGCCTTCCTCCTATAAATACTGCTCGTCCTACTGGCTGCCTTCCTCCCACAAATACTTCTTTTCTTACCAGGCGCCATCCTCCCACAAATCCTGCAAATAGTCAGCCAACGAAACTGACGGATGTTGATGCCAAACTTCCCAGACGGCCTCCTCAGCACTTATGATAATTAGTGTTCGGGGTTGGGTTTCTAGTGGATTTCAAG includes:
- the LOC133680144 gene encoding NAC transcription factor 56-like, which gives rise to MSSLEENSSESPTMEFTEESTPNVERSLTTPITPNITSNSSVSLPQILINSTSLPPPPAPVPVPQPPSATASPSRVLQSPSTFTLAAAAPPPPRFANDRDDDHYFNSFPPGYRFCPHDHELVLHYLTKKVKGLPLPRNKIVDVILYQYDPEYLADRYKKFGEKEWYFFTPRDRKYKNGSRPNRAANGGYWKATGADKNITHDEAVVGYRKALVYYTGKAPKGDKTNWIMHEFRVNEPIPQVRNHRDDMRLDEWVLCRIYKKQEKRNNVRNELRNEERTNVINEQRNEEHSSGSMDDIEEDYLHDHNSNDLAAMGADYAGEIYDMGTGSLENAFPVFNELSQQPTALRGYSDDINFFPAPAHHSRTLQDTQVPNLAETFGNPAPVFPVDNWPYRQRGYQDEFLNHTNWSQVNIPGQSLDRYSVKPTYLPGNPAPLVNLRPTNTARPPHGLPYMNTAPPAGSLPPINTARPTGCLPPTNTSFLTRRHPPTNPANSQPTKLTDVDAKLPRRPPQHL